AAGTAACAAATAAGTCATGGAGTATATAGGGTACTTGCCCAGCTACTAGGTCGTTGGATCTTAAGTCTAAGTAACCAATTGTTCGTTGGTCAAATTAAAGAATAGTATTGGTTACATTAAATTATAGGGCAATAGTGCAGAAAAACTAAATCCTAAATCATCCATGGATTCCATAATGCTGACCTACTGACCCAAACGAGAAAATGTTCAACCTATCATCTGGATTAGCAATCCcattaaatttattataaacgaaacatttttatttaaagcccGAATTATCTGCAATCGGACAAGTCTGGCCCAATCATTTGCTGTATTATCTTCTACCGGTTACACATAGATGTTTAATAGCAGAAAGTCAACTCTAAACAACGATATAATGCAGCAACATGGACTATTATAAAAGGCTTTGTACAACCACTTAGTTTTACTTATTCAGGATATTAATATAGACCTCTAGCAGTCTCTCGTGTTTATCAGACTCCAGAAAGAACTTCTACGACGTACCCGTACACAGGTACCTAGCTCATAAGCAATGGCCTATCCAGATGTCAGCGATTTTGTCCTTCATCCACATCCCCACGTTTTAATTGGCCTTGCCAAGCCCATAAaaattgaggaaacattacatAGCAAGCAACTTTAGAAACCCTGCAAGAAGCAATTCCAGGATTTCGAGAAGGGCCGTGCCGTTATTTGGAAAAGATAGAAAATGGCTACATAGATGTGGTCTCGCCGACGTCACGGTACGCTGTGCCCATGCTTTGCTGCTGACTACAACTGCTTCCGGAATCCCGCTTATCTTACCACATTGTGTTCCAATCGATTCAGATGTTAACCTTGACAGCGTGATAAAACAAACTAAGTGATGAAATACCAATTAGGATTAGgattaaaatacagaaaaacgCTTTAATCATACACAGCTGTATCTTAGAATACAAAATGGCAGAGTTTCCTTTCTGTCAGTATATTTACACAGTGGCCGCGGTGATGTAATGACGTAGTAGTAATCATGCGCTCGCGCACGGTGCTCGCGTTCTGCGCGCTCGTCGCCGTCGCGCGATCTGCCTTACGAAGCGGtatgtttattttcctttattaaacagtaaataaactacaaattataacaataaacaaTGATATCATATTAATCATGTAACCCAATTGAGTTTGACAAACTGTTTCGTCGTTTCGTTGGTTAGTTTTTAATTTGGGGAATATGTTTTCAAGGTTAGCGTCTATTTAccgttgttttattattgtcgGGCTGAATGAGTTAGTGTTGATAAGGTACACATAATGCAtccatttattgttattatctaATTGGTGTTAGAACGTTCtccagtaatattttttttttctggataCCGGTGCTTAGTgttaacaaaatttaaatttaatccAGAAGTTACTTAGGTCATATGTTTTTAACGAAATTTTACTATTTGACATCTAATTAAAGGCGGAAAATGTGTAATCACAACCAGAATTCAGCAAATAGGATAAATATTTATGCCATTAAGCcaaattacaaaacaattttgcaTAACTCTGGAGACGTTTTAAAGCAATGGATGTATCTACCTACGAATTTTACGGTAGCTGAGTAGATACCTATAATTAAATCTTATAGGGAAGTACCTTAGTATTACTAAAACAAACTGACGATTTTGGAATCTATGAAAATtgatgcattatttttttataaaaaaaacttctagaAACCTCATGTAAAGTATCATATGAGGTTTAACCGGCGGTTGTACCggcgcgtcctgtgggaactacctACTTCACGCATCCGGATACAGCCTTGTTCGATAACTGCTctatataacactgaaatattttttcagtagttCGTGCTTTGcaataataataggtacttacctatagGTAAGTAGACCGCCAGTCTTTTTACCTGAAGTATACAAAAATCTTATTCAAACATCGTTCATTATACTCCGTGAACAAAAACGAATTAGTAAGTTAAACTGTTTGTTTTCAAATGCAtctaaaatagttttgtttcaaAAAGCTTACAAACAATCATTCGTTACCTAAGTATTTCTAGACGCTCAGTCTAGAATAAACACACAAATTATTCCATAACGTTATTTCTGTAACTTCTCAGGTAAGAAAgtacatatttacctacttaaattgttttgtttaattagtaATAGCAAATATTAAAAGCCGATAAGATTTCCAGTGCCTCAGTGCAATGATAATCTTACTTTCAAATGTTTGGATTTTTGATTTATCAGTCTTGATTATTTGGTCAGTAAACCTAATCGTGGGTCCATAAGTCGTAAGCAAACTTACTTTAATACCTACTACCTCTACCTTTATCTTTTGATATTATGGACTTTTATCTTAATCTTCAAATTAGTACGGAATTCTTTTGCAgcataggtacctaggtacctaatcCTTGCAGTCATTATTCAATAGGTACCATAAATACTTCGCAAAGAATTTCAGACTAGGTCAGACTGCACCAAATTAAATGCGCACGTCTATGTTGTAGTCCAAATGATTAATATCGTTATCTTTAGTATTAcgattatttttacaaattccgTGATTATAGTAACCTAGAAACATGAAGGGACTTTTTTTCGCTTAGGTTAGGTACATTAAATATCAACTAAGCAACCTAACACGCCCATATTTTACGAATTGTGTATTTTGACATCGAAGTTGGTACGCACTTTCTTACCTATCTAATACCTACAggagaaaactttttttaagtcCCTGAAATGCTCAAAAAATATCTTCCATCTGCAGACCAGCAATATTGGAATGACCTCGCCCACGATGAGCTGGAGGAAGCTCTCAAGATGCAGTGGAACCTCAATCCGGCGAAGAATGTGATCCTGTTTATAGGAGATGGCATGGGACCCAACACCGTCACCTCCTTGAGGATACACAAAGGCGGGGAGAGTCACCGGCTGGTGTTTGAGAAGTTCCCCCATATGGGACTTTTGAAGGTAAGTTCAAGACATACGTtataatcatttttaaatgaGGAAACTGTACATTTTAAAAGATTTAGACGGTGTGAAACCGATGcgtgttgtttaattttaaaagcgtTTAGTCTTGTTTTTTCTCctcaaatatatatatataaatatatataataataatagcagGTAAAAACTGATTCCGTGGTAAACCAGTTTCGTTATTTTAGACGTACCTATTTGCTCACACTTCACACATGTCGGTACTTGTCCTCTATTTACTCCTTAAAAAAAACGTCTATACTAACTTACTCGGCATAAAAAGTGTTGATTTTTACGTTTTCAGACATACTCAGCGAACAAAATGGTGCCCGACTCAGCTTGCACAGCCACCGCCATGTTCAGTGGTGTAAAGACCAATCAGGACACAGTTGGTGTGGATGCAACGGTGCAGCACCAGGACTGCATGACAAGCCTTAGGCCCCACGCCAGATTGGAGTCGCTTGCTGCTCTGGCTTTGAAAGCTGGGAAAAGTACAGGTAAATTCAAGGAACATACGTGCCATTGCCAGCAGAAATTATGTTCTTCAAACAGATGCTCTTGATGAGACTGAGACTTCTTGCCCGCAAGAAACTTATAGATAACCCATTGAGCTGCAATTTTAAAATAGGAAATTACAAAAGTGACCATTGTTATGGCTTTCGTAAATGGTTCCTAATCTTATACAACTGAATTACCATTTTTTTCGAGTGGCACCTTCTTTCATGAAAACTTATCGTCTCCAGGTTTCGTCACAACAATGCGAGTGACTCACGCGACCCCCAGTCCTTTGTATGCGCACAGTGCGAGTCGTAGGTGGGAATGTGAGGCCCTCATGCCAGCAGGGACTTCCTGCAAGGACATCGCCAGGCAACTGATAGAAGACTGGCCTGGAAGGGACTTTCAAGTAAGTACCTTGAAAAAACCGAGAAAGCTCTTGAATTCTGAAgatttttagtacctaatacAATTCACCATAAAGCAAAATAACAAAGCCAGTGGAAAATATTTCCAGACCCACGATCTTGTGCTAACGCAATCATCCTGCAAAATTAGAATCTTACTTACCATTGTAACCCAGTCAATAATTGCCCATTATTTCCAACTTCCAGGTTATAATGGGAGGTGGCCGTCAGCAGCTGATCTCCAACGCCACAGGCACCGATATAGACCCCATCAGCATATCTCCATGGACATGCTACAGACAGGACGGGCGGAACCTCATCAAGACCTACATGATCGACAAGAAGACTAGGAACCTGAAGCATGAAGTTGTCATGAATAATAAGGAGCTGAACGAGGTGGACTTTGATGAAACTGATTATTTGCTTGGTGAGTACAGCTCTTTCTTTCTATGTGTGAGAAGAGGTCTGGGTAAGAGGGAACAGTAAACAATCTGATGATGAAGAATTGAATTAAGTATAATTGAATTTTTGATGttacctaaataaacaaaaaaatatcgaaatgtTCAGAAAGTACATAGGAGAGACTCAAAACTTGTGTCTTGTATAGAATCTGATCACTATGAAAAaattgctgaaaaaaaaaacaaagagcTCAGCAAACACGTAGGTAAGCTGTTTTCTGATGCAAAAACCAAACAATGACAATAGACTATATCAACTGACTTCATGTTTCCAGGAATATTCTCGAACGAGCACCTGAGCTACGAGCATTTGAGAAACAAGTCGCCTGAAGGAATGCCCTCAATATCCGAGATGGTCACAGCCGCTATCAAGGTGCTGCAGAAGAATAAGAATGGATACTTCCTTATGGTTAGTGAAAGGACCTTAGTATTCACTctcttaaattatttctataagTTTTGTACTCTTACAGcatgtttaaatatttgtaatcaTCTGAACTTCTTCTTTTTCGCTGAGTGAAAGTCTAACTAAAGgaagagtaaaaaaaatacataagagtTTAAGGTTACATGGCTGACGTGATAATATGTCAGGTCTGAGGAGACTTGAACAGACTTCCCTTAAAGCAAATTATGTCTGCAGAGTTTAAAGTACCTTCCCTTCCCTCTAAttactcaatattttttttaacaaatacagGTGGAAGGAGGTAACATAGACATGGCCCACCACCGTGGCTGGGCCAAGATCGCCGTGAACGAAGCCGCAGCCATGGAGGAAGCTGTGAAGGTGGCTGCCGATATGACGGATGAGCGAGATACCCTGCTCGTCGTTACTAGTGACCATACGCACTCGCTCTCTATTAATGGATACCCGGATAGGGGGTCTAGTATTTTCGGTATGTTTATTTACTAGGTCAGATAAACTTTTGGTAGAGCATGAATTACATACCTATACAAAACTGATTAAgtatgtaaagaaaagatcATTGGCTGCGCGGATAGTTGCTCGACTATGTAGGGAAAGTGAATTCATGTTCGCATACCaaaatcaatatattttgtgttatgtTTTTGTGTTATCGATATGTTATATGGGTACATGTTATCGAGAACAAATACATAGATAGCAATATCTgacagaaattataagcagccttaTCTGGCAGATAACATTAACTATCAAATAATTAACTGacactttatcagtaaccaggCCTTAATGGAATCCGAAAATATTTTGTCTACAAAACTGCAATTTGATTCAGGAACATCTTTCCAGGTATCGCTCAACCATCCAGTTACGACGGCGTAAACTACACAACTCTATCCTACGGTACCGGAGGCCCAGGGTCCTTCCAATACTACGTGAAGACTGAAGCTGATGGCACCAAGAAGGTTGCAAGAAAAGACCCCAGTGAGGACGACACGGAGAGATATAACTACACGCAAATAGCGGGAATACAGCTGATTGAGAACTACCATGGAGGTGGCGATGTGGCCATTTATGCTAgaggtaaatcatcaa
The window above is part of the Helicoverpa zea isolate HzStark_Cry1AcR chromosome 14, ilHelZeax1.1, whole genome shotgun sequence genome. Proteins encoded here:
- the LOC124636198 gene encoding alkaline phosphatase-like; translated protein: MRSRTVLAFCALVAVARSALRSDQQYWNDLAHDELEEALKMQWNLNPAKNVILFIGDGMGPNTVTSLRIHKGGESHRLVFEKFPHMGLLKTYSANKMVPDSACTATAMFSGVKTNQDTVGVDATVQHQDCMTSLRPHARLESLAALALKAGKSTGFVTTMRVTHATPSPLYAHSASRRWECEALMPAGTSCKDIARQLIEDWPGRDFQVIMGGGRQQLISNATGTDIDPISISPWTCYRQDGRNLIKTYMIDKKTRNLKHEVVMNNKELNEVDFDETDYLLGIFSNEHLSYEHLRNKSPEGMPSISEMVTAAIKVLQKNKNGYFLMVEGGNIDMAHHRGWAKIAVNEAAAMEEAVKVAADMTDERDTLLVVTSDHTHSLSINGYPDRGSSIFGIAQPSSYDGVNYTTLSYGTGGPGSFQYYVKTEADGTKKVARKDPSEDDTERYNYTQIAGIQLIENYHGGGDVAIYARGPYSHLFHNVHEQHYVFHAISYAAKIGEYSSGTATVFANIWQLSIITIITILLL